One window of Hylemonella gracilis genomic DNA carries:
- a CDS encoding single-stranded DNA-binding protein, giving the protein MIDGLVAGCLMGDASRRVDKMGRSYTVARVLARNRDDEEFIVNVIAFDAASCTALLALGDGESLSLAGSLTPKVWTDKQGNARPSLDMVATQVLTAYHANPRQASPGTSECGP; this is encoded by the coding sequence ATGATCGACGGATTGGTTGCCGGTTGCCTGATGGGTGATGCCTCCCGGCGCGTCGACAAGATGGGCCGTTCCTACACCGTGGCCCGGGTGCTGGCCCGCAACCGGGACGACGAAGAGTTCATCGTCAACGTCATCGCCTTCGACGCGGCGTCCTGCACCGCCCTGCTCGCGCTCGGCGACGGCGAATCACTCAGTCTGGCGGGTTCGCTGACGCCCAAGGTATGGACCGACAAACAAGGCAACGCCCGCCCGAGCCTGGACATGGTGGCCACGCAGGTGCTGACGGCCTACCACGCGAACCCCAGACAGGCCTCGCCAGGAACGTCCGAATGCGGGCCATGA